DNA from Macrobrachium rosenbergii isolate ZJJX-2024 chromosome 21, ASM4041242v1, whole genome shotgun sequence:
aaaaattcaatatactctttatttaaggaaattcaaacatcatttttctacatatctaccatctaactctatacacttttcaaggcgctgtttccacctctgcaacccttctttgtagaaatttggggcctttctattaaaccatgttgaaactgcatgtttagcagcatccaaagattcaaaccggactcctcttaagtgttccttgagttttgggaacaggaaaaaatctgaaggagcaagatcaggactataaggaggatgtggaagagtttcccacctaaacaaaaggacttctcttgcaacccttgatgaatgtgctggagcgttatcatgatggaacaaaattctatgtgcaactttcctcgacgtttttagccaatgcagtcttcagtttttgcaaaacacctttgtagtagttcccggtgattgttttttgtccttcaaggaaatcaatcaaaatcactcctttggagtcccaaaacactgttgccataaccttctgggcagatctcgccactttgaacttcactggtgcagctgaacctcttggtaaccattgctttgattgaattttactttctgggtcatattgatggattcaagtttcatctccagtaacaatccggtcaaaaactctgattcatttgattcaatcttcgttaaaactgcaagagaaagttcagctctttgatgcagttaataacgcttttgggacccaacatgctgaaagtttactcaaaccaagattttcatttaaaattgaaaatcttggaaccatgggagatcccagtttcattagctatcatatcgatagtaatccgacgatcttcatccactagattctgcaccaaagccacaattctttcattttttgcagtcgatggtcttccctctcttgggttgtctttgaggtcctcccgaccatccttaaatcgctttatccaatcataaacaactgatttagatggagaagaatctccataaacttgttgcaaagcttcaataattcttcctggtttccaatcaagcttggtcaggaacttgatgttagctctcatctcaaaatttttattttccatgggttcaagaagttacttttctgaagcagatgttaacaccacggttgcaagaggatgactgaggtaacaagtctatatggatcactacatcacagataattgttaaccaagtatttgggttgtttcattcctgtgtaaatacatcattcaacaatttttcctggaactttttgacttaccctcgtgtatatatatatatatatatatatatatatatatatatatatatatatatatatatatatatatatatatatatatatatatatatatatagtcgataGGGGAAACACAGGATTTCAcagatactgtacagtacctatatatttaatatgcattacaaaaaaatacattttattgatattttgctatattaatattaatatttgaaaataagtaaatcattattttatcataaaaaatgtatttagtcacaaaaataatatgaaaatactgtaatttgtgAATAACTCTTGACAAAAACTAAGCACATTGCTGAATTTCtgtgatttattgaaaaatatgttccacagaaaaatccgtgaataACTGAGTCCACAAATGCCGAACCGTAAATAGCGGGAGTCCACTGTGCatgtgtggggtgtgtgtgtatatatatatatatatatatatatatatatatatatatatatatatatatatatatatatatatatatatatatatatatatatatatatatatatcacaaaataacaaCACAACTTCACTCTGTACACATATTCAATATTACTTATATTAGGCTTGAAGTGTAGTAAgacttatttacatatatatacagtcatcccccggtattcgcgggggatgtgtaccacacccacCCGCAAATaccaaaatcccctctaaaaactgtcgtaactgcctattttaatagttcaaacaccaaatataccttaaactatcatcctaaaacatttagtcattaaaatatgaaaatacagtaattgctctatgaaaaaCCTGCAAATGGTTAATTTTCTGCCATTAATGtagatatacatttatgtatgttccacataaaaatctgcaaatatatgAAGCTGTGAATGCTGAACCATGAATAAACAGGGGTTGActctactgtatatgtgtatgtatgcaatattatgtatgtatgagagagaggggtgagCTGTCTGGTCAGGGGTCACAATCACTAGCCTGAGGAAGTGAATAAAGTGCCTTGAGCCTTGGAACTGCAAGCATCATTTGTGCTGGTGTGTAATTTCTTTGGCATGGAAATActctttttccaattttatttccgttcattattattattattattattattattattattattataattattattattattattattattattattattattattattattaaggcagtTTATTTACTGTTAGAATTTGtagagttatttatttttgttttccttgtaattgtgcagtatatgaattttttccttgatgggtttttacttttgtctgacagaaattttttaaaatttgttattgaaCTGTTGCAAGGCAGCACAATGCTTGGATGAGGTCCCAGTGCCATAGCCTCCTTTCCACCATTAGTTGGATCTCTGCAATCCAATGAGGTCACATACCCAAGTTTTAATCAAAGCAAATGATTTTATACTTTGCTGAACCTGCTATTGTGTAGCTATTGTAATGATGATTTTCCTTTCAGGTTCTGCACTAAGTGAATATGTGAGCCGGTATGAGGTGCTTCGATATGATTCGGATCATGTCCATCGGCAACATCACGCTACAATCAGCTGACTTGAAGCGGTCGGTCCTTCGTAATTGCCAACTTTCAGTGGAtgctactgctctctctctctctctctctctctctcttctctggatgctctctctctctctctctctctctctctctctctctctctctctctctctctctctctctctcattttcaaaacatgactgcatattttattaataatatttgagGTATATATCTACTGTTGAAAGTCTTACGTATTCAccactaattttttttcagtactttaTGTAATTTGTCAAACTTATTAATGAGATTGTTTCAAATCCTGAATAAACCGAAATTAATGTATTTGTTGGAgactttaattttttgtgtttgtatgtgtatgcagtACATTATACCCTTCACCATTAAATGGGAGAAAGGCTCTCATGGAAAGGAACTTATCTATTGGCTTCATTCATTTCTGTTGTAAGATTGAAGAGGAGTAAGACAATAATGCTTAACTCATCAGTTTGAGTAGCTTTTATCCTTAAGGTTAATGACTTTTTGTCCAATGACTGAAAAAGTTTAATCATTTTGGGTAAACTGTGCCAAACTGAAGAATAAACAGCTGCAAcccatttaattccttttacagtacctctgttcatattctttttcttccatcttcttttccaccttctcctaacaattgattcatagtgcagttgcgaggttttcctcttgttacacctgtcaaactttTTGCTGTcactttccatttcagcactgaatggcctcgtaagtcccagcgcttggcctttggcataaatccTGCCTTCTATTCTTAAGGATTAGCAAACTTAATATTAGGAATTATATGACTAGGCTTTTCTTAGAAGCATTGTTTATCATAAGAGCAATCAGACATCATCTTAAGACTAGCCATTTAATCATTTAATGTTAGTTGTACTCTTCATGTTAGAATGATCTCAATATTAGATAACTTTTTTTCCCGGGAAAAATCTATTAGATAGATTTTAATGCTGATATCTCTTACACCTGTGTTGtagaaagattaatgaatttcagttatgatcatttcttatactgtatcaGTAGCCAGATTTACCTTGAACTTTTGTGTAAACAAATATCATCTTACATCAAGATGATATTTCCACATAATTTATGGGCTTAATAATTTTAGGTTTACACTTTAgctttataaatgttaaagtGTTACTGTCAGTTATACTACATTCACTAGACAGATAATTTAGGTCAAGTTGATGTACCTAAATACACAggagttttaattgtttttgtttacttttcccaCTGCATTCCTGTGTTGTTGATGTTTGTTCATGATAAAGGTATTCAACTCGCTTTCTATTCAACACTTAGCTTGCCTCTCTTACTTCAAAATAGTTTAAGAACTATGCAAGTAGCAAAATCTGCTTCTGGAAAAGTAGGGTCTTCCTGTGCTGTACTTCCATTAGATgaattatatatctttgttatATAGTAAATGGAATTTTGAAGTTAGTTCATTTCATGTTTGAGTTTATtctgtaaatttaatatattgtATCCTTTTTTCAACAGCTAACCATATCATTCGCGTCGCATGGACGATCTTTCCACCTGCGTTTGAAGAGAGATACGCAGACTATAAGTCCAGTAGTCAAAGTAGAAGTTCCAGCCAAGATTGAAGCTGGACTAGATTTTAGTCACATATATGAAGGAACCCTAGCAGgtgaaaattttgctgttttttattttttattttctagtcatATGATTAGGCATTATTATTCAAAGTACCCAATACAGTAATTCAagcaagaatttttattttaattagtatgAAATGTCATCattatttgaacatttttaaaagaagtgGAAAGTTGTCATGTGAGTTAACCAGGGTGTAGTCAACCAGTTGCTGTCAAGATATGTATGGAGATGTAATTGTTATAGTCATCATATCTTTTAAATTTAGatggtgattttgttgaagaggGCTACGTGTCAGGGCTTTTATTATCTTGAAATTTTTTCAGATGACCCCAATTCACGTGTTTGGGGAAGCATCCGAGATGGGGTTTTTGAGGGTGTGATTGAAAGTGACCATGACGGCACTTACTATGTGGAACGTGCCCACAAGTATTTCAATGGCCACAATGCCACCAGGTCGGGCTTCCACTCCTTGATCTACCATGACAGGCATGTGGAAGACCCTTATGCACGATTACGCACAGGCCATAAATCTGGTTGTGGTGTAACGGATGATGTGGCTGCCTGGATGGACAGTGTTCAAAATTCTGCAGACccagaggaagagaaggaagaggccGCAAGACGCTTTCTACAAACCCCTGCCCATCTTCGTAGTCAGTACAAGTACAAACAGTGGCTGGATAGCAATGATGAGTATAAGACCGCTGAAGAGCATGATTTTGGCAGTGCATTTCATCTGATGGAGGACTACCACAATAAGTATAGCGAAGAAGCCAATCAACACCGCAGTAAGAGAGCCATAGGCCTCGGGGTTGGTGAGGATAATAAGGGGACCTGTTCTCTTTCTATCCAGACTGACCCAATGCTTTGGCATCATATTTATaaacaggtatgtatgtatatatgcattgaCTAATGACCCATCATCAGTGGGTTTGTTCAAAGTAAGTTTATTAATTAAGCATTAGTTGCCAagatcatataattttttcaatactACATATGCTGTATTATGTGATGAGTCTCGATTAGCAGGTTATTGATTCTGGGAGATGAATTAGCCTTAGTGCAcagggaatttttatattttctgattgtGACATCATTTTCAGTTCTAGTGAATATAAAGCAGAATTTAGGATTTGGAgaaaattttcatctttctctgagtatacctttatttatttgtttcccaTACAGTTTTGAATAAGCAGTGAGTAAGGAAGTGGTAAACTTGGCTTCTTGTGTTTGCACCTTATAGTTACAAAGCTTTCATACATTtttgaaatgattgttttttatcatttcagcaATAGTGcactgcgtaaacaagtggttttggactcgaattgcttcgttcaggttatggttcattcttctccataaccaacagaggtgcctctgtctaccacccttctgaGGGGTCCTAAAGGTCACTgcttttccctatccagggcctcccctggtgtcggaatagtccttagacggagcgtcattcaggtagtcttgtgaccttttcctgggcctggaagtaggtctgtttgcaacccaattcagccacaaactatcaagctgtcccgtctggtatacactcagcctgcgtcagccccctcaaactctgatgtcctggatttgtggtctttgtgaatcttacagtttaggaggaaactgatattggttaCTGTTTCCCTGGAATCAGTTAaaggatcctactctactgcagtatggttctgcagttaagtaactagcactcttcacatagtttttgaagctacagtTTGGCCTCGAggaagtgttttgttggaaccagactcacaggcccttaactttcatccctaaggtctgtgttagTCTAAGAACattactccgtccacattcggtttcctggtctttgagtaatgtatcggagttaattaaccaacaatcatcttgttcttacctttccttgttaaggaagtcccaaaaatttttaatcagcttagcttctagtgttggTTTcttgtactgtctgccctgtctggcggaaccaatcagtttggtttcccctcatcaggggtagtgttgtgaattcctcaccctaactttctatcctcaattgaaggtcctcattttggtggtcaccttggaaagtactccccttttacaaggtctgtttctgtgtccagtttttcCTTGCAGGCTTTTAGATTataattttgtcaggtcctctccttaaAAAAGGGGgccactgtcattgggtctgctattagacaggaagtatttttcttaatttattcaggtgctattctaagctcatgatcttagacggtgaccacttacattattttcattacatgaacttagaggaccttactaatgttcagggtagaattcttctagttttcaacgtttctatttaagtctttaatagcataagaatgatgtttatttctctgttactatttcaccgggtgacacgggaccccgatccagaaaaaggattttgacaaaggaaaatctatttctggagaggggcccgtgtttgacccaccctgtttttcattctctccctccttgataaacttcattctagtgaggtgggtgctaacatggaatgcggctagtgttgccttgtatacagtccgcgagtagtgcatgggcttgtatcggcacctctctcgttgggacttttgacattgggaatctttataggataaggttccgtgttttgtagttcacccttttccatattCGACTCCATCTAGTTAGTAACTCcatcatttcatttagctttctctggtattagcaacggaattacctagaaataagtgctgaatggactatttcaccgggtgacacgggcccctctccagaaatagatttttcctttgtcaaaatcctttttactgttttacttctttttaaggCTAATAGATTTTAGTTGATGTTCATAGCTTTAAAAAAGGTTAGGCTCtacagtacttaattttttttttaaagtttaatgatGTGCATAGCTGGGTGAAATTTCCTTGCACTGTAATTACACAATGgccattattgtttttaaaactgaatattctAACAGAATAAGTATATTTATGCTGAGAGGATCCAGTTCCCTAATTTGCCACTGCTTGTGTCCTTTTGTCTGGAACATTAACCTTAGATATACAACTGAAATATTATAAGGGTTTTGGCATTGATCTTGATAGTCTTTCCATGTTAGCACAACTACTGCAGATCTGTCAAGTATTTGTCCTCCTGGTGTGCATGCAACTTATGAGATCAAATACTTGAcagtttacttatattttatgtataataattttgtttgttgtttgaaggTCTTAGGTTTTGTGCTCTTTGATTTATtgattctcttgagagttgtcagggtatttttcagttttaataatttatcaactatcatctttttgttttcaataaattaatttctttgttggTTATGGCAGTTTTACTTTTGAGAATAACAGTCATATGTCTTTGGTCATTGTTTCACCTATACATGAGACTCATTTAAGCAGTGGTTCATTCATGTTGACATTGTTTTCTCCCAGTAAAAGATATGGATTTAAAATTGATAGTCTGCATTTTATTAACTagactggaaaactggaaagttaCAGAGACCTGCCTTGGCAGGGGTCATTGGGGAAACAGTTGTTTTAGTCTACAACGCTCTGTCTTTAAGATTTTGGTGCTTGTCATGAATTTAGAAACCATGCCATATTAAAGcacagaatgcaaagtgttgtgTAGTGTCTAGATCTGGTGTCGAATTTGtgtttattaccataattatgaaaatacagtccTTGTGTTATTTGACTTTGGTGTTCCTTACTTCATCAGGAGGAAAATGATCCCATTAAAACAAGAGATGAGATCACAGCTATGATATCACAGCACATAAAAGCAATCAACAATATATATGCCAATGTCAAGTTCAACGGAAAGTACAAACATAGGAACATCAGATTTGAAGTTCAGAGAATAAAGGTGAGATTTTCGTCgatgattttattgttttgaatttttgaaagTTGGGTTGTGCTGTAAAGGATACAAAAATCCCTGAGTAGAATATTTGCATACACTGTAGttacatgtatgtatttcatcCTCTGTGAATTACAGATGTTTACAGACACTAATGACTATTTTTTAATGTGATTGTGCATTGAATAAATGATGTACAgcaatattaatttattgattttgatGTGATATCAGAAAGAGGCTTCAAGTAACATAGACTAATATTGGAACTTGATTTATAATGTGAAGCTTACATTTAATGTTGTGAAGTGTatgatgtaaaagtaaaaaaactctTAATTTGATCATTGCAACCTTTGACATTCTTATTTTTtggaataaattcctcttgatCTAATAGTTGACTTGTCTTGCAGATTGATGATGATGAACCATGTCGTCCTCATTATCAGGGAGAACCAAACAAATTTTGTAAGGCCAATGTTGATGTAAGCAACTTCCTCAATCTACATTCCCAGAAGAAACATGATGAGTTTTGCTTAGCATATGTGTTCACGTTTCGTGACTTTACTGGTGGAACTCTTGGTTTGGCATGGGTGGCATCACCATCAGGTAAGTCTGTTACTTAGAACTATTTTGAGTTTGGTAAGAAGAGGTAGTGACTAGGTTTTACAGTGCAGTACAGTACAATACAGAACAGTACAATGTTTTTGCTAGTTTTCACATTGACAGGTCATTAATTAGTCATATTCTCAAGTTCTTTCTAGTTGGGTGTTTATCTACTGTTTCAAGGTGTATGTCAGTTGAGCAGCTCAAAAGAAGTTAAATTTCCATTTCactatttataaattataattctcttCATTGAGGACCAGCCTTTATGTATTTGcactattttcaagaaaatgtgtaaattttaatatatcataAATTGATTTAGATTTTGTCTGTggtattattatcaaatattatatttaagaatGTATGATATGAAATAACTTCTGATGTAATTGCAGGTATAATAAATTGATTGCTTTTTTTTAACAGGAGCATCTGGAGGCATTTGTGAGAAGTATAAAACATATACTGAAAATCTTGGTGGATTCCGTCATTCAGAAAAGAGGTCTTTGAACACTGGCATCATCACATTTTTAAATTACAATTCACGTGTCCCCCCAAAGGTATCACAGTTGACTTTGGCTCATGAGATTGGACATAATTTTGGATCTCCTCATGACTTTCCTGAAATCTGCAAGCCAGGTGGCTTACAAggaaattttattatgttttcctcAGCCACAAGTGGAGATCGTCTGAATAATGACAAATTCTCTCCATGTTCTGTTCGAAATATATCCCTTGTTTTAGATGCAATATCAGAAAAGAGAAGGACAAACTGCTTCTCCACTAACAATGGTGCTTTCTGTGGCAACAAGATTgtagaggaaggagaagaatgtGATTGTGGTTATGATGATGACGAGTGTGAGGAGTCTTGTTGCTACCCTCTGAAAATTTCTAACCATGACAAGTACCTTAATAGTTCTGCCAAACAGTGCACAAGACGAAATAACACTCAGTGCAGgtaatttcaaaatgtttgagTAGTGTGTTTATAGCATGCATATTTGcagttgttcatttttatttttgtttgagagTTTGGGGAATTAACTTTATTTagttaatttctgttttaaaagtCATGTAATTATGCTTTATAAGATGATTAGTTGTGCCATAGATTCTGGGTGGTATAAATCTGTaacctttaattttgtttttgttaaatcaAAATTCTTTCTTCAGTCCAAGCCAAGGACCATGCTGTGATAGGAACACCTGCTCTTATGTACAGGGAAAACAGTGTCATTCAGACACAGACTGTGAATTCTCAGTGAAGTGCAATGGGAGGATGCCTACTTGCCCGACACCTAAGAAGAAAGAAGACCACAAGGAATGTAATGAGGGAACTAAGGTTTgtaattaattatcttttattgcatttctcttttttactatattgaaaataatgaaatgtcttgtgatttaaaagaaaagttcTATAAAGATGTAGTGCACAAGAATTAGAAAGggcaaataagaataaaaattttacaacaatttttttttgacaggtaTGCCTGAAAGGGAAATGTACAGGCTCTATATGTCTGGCACAGGGCATGACTGAATGCTTCCTTACATCAGATAGAGTTCAGGACAAGAAGAAACTCTGTGAGATAGCATGCCAAGTGGGTAATGACACGTCCACTTGCAAATCGACATCAGAGCTTCAGCATCTTTTTAGTGAACCAGTCTTTATGAGACCAGGAGCACCTTGCAACAACTTCCAGGTACTGCACAGTACAAGTTTTAATTGTATCTACCTTGTGATTATGTGGTTTAAATTGCAAGACACTGTATATTGAGTAATTTTTGGATTTGATTGAGAAGTGCAGTGCAATATAGTGAATACAATGGGACTTAATTTGAAATAAGATGTAGTATGATATCCATTTACTTTGAAATATTGTGACAGTGGAAATGgtca
Protein-coding regions in this window:
- the kuz gene encoding LOW QUALITY PROTEIN: disintegrin and metalloproteinase domain-containing protein 10 (The sequence of the model RefSeq protein was modified relative to this genomic sequence to represent the inferred CDS: substituted 1 base at 1 genomic stop codon) is translated as MLDAAVASHVNFGKGNQIGKRKQDNGETEGALDMGGFREGVGSWCLLSCKRHRYTGTLPGTSFGGLARGRSSPPIQTTRPAAVPAQCLDRGSALSEYVSRYEVLRYDSDHVHRQHHATISXLEALTISFASHGRSFHLRLKRDTQTISPVVKVEVPAKIEAGLDFSHIYEGTLADDPNSRVWGSIRDGVFEGVIESDHDGTYYVERAHKYFNGHNATRSGFHSLIYHDRHVEDPYARLRTGHKSGCGVTDDVAAWMDSVQNSADPEEEKEEAARRFLQTPAHLRSQYKYKQWLDSNDEYKTAEEHDFGSAFHLMEDYHNKYSEEANQHRSKRAIGLGVGEDNKGTCSLSIQTDPMLWHHIYKQEENDPIKTRDEITAMISQHIKAINNIYANVKFNGKYKHRNIRFEVQRIKIDDDEPCRPHYQGEPNKFCKANVDVSNFLNLHSQKKHDEFCLAYVFTFRDFTGGTLGLAWVASPSGASGGICEKYKTYTENLGGFRHSEKRSLNTGIITFLNYNSRVPPKVSQLTLAHEIGHNFGSPHDFPEICKPGGLQGNFIMFSSATSGDRLNNDKFSPCSVRNISLVLDAISEKRRTNCFSTNNGAFCGNKIVEEGEECDCGYDDDECEESCCYPLKISNHDKYLNSSAKQCTRRNNTQCSPSQGPCCDRNTCSYVQGKQCHSDTDCEFSVKCNGRMPTCPTPKKKEDHKECNEGTKVCLKGKCTGSICLAQGMTECFLTSDRVQDKKKLCEIACQVGNDTSTCKSTSELQHLFSEPVFMRPGAPCNNFQGYCDVFQKCRAVDAEGPLARLKNLLFNQDTLNSVAEWITQYWYGVLLLGVGFVVFMGVFIKCCAVHTPSSNPRKPPARSITETLRRPVNTLRRVKRHRQGPGPSGNQLPGPSHHHHHHHHNQPGPSRPGGSREGERPKAAASKRSSRAYSDDPPPPYPGNPRQPSTPGSSIAPSSRAGPTRHGYGEGRGHYNRPKGGRRHENSAV